Below is a genomic region from Candidatus Rokuibacteriota bacterium.
CAGGCCCATGATGCTGCCTACCGAGACGCCGCCCCGCCTGAGCGCGGCCGCGAGGTCGCCGAGCGCCACGTCGAGGCTCCAAGCGTGATGCGGCGAGTGCGAAGGAAATTCCACGCGCACGGGCTGGAGCGCCGGCATATTGGCGGCCGCGAACACCACGCGCGGGTCCTCCGTGTGGCCGCCGCTGTCCGTGTGGTAGAAGGCGGGGAAGAGGTCGCCCTCCCAGAGCAGCACCTGCCCTTCCGTGTCGAGAACCGCGGTCCACGCGGGCGAGTCGGCGTTGACCCGGCCGGCGTACTGCTGGTTCGCCGTGCCGGCGGCGATGTGGTACGGCTTGGCGGCGTTGAGGCGGCGGTGGTAGGCCGCGTAGGTGCGGGCGACGATCGCCTGGGCCTTGAGCATCTCGATGGGCATCTTGTCGCCCGCCTCCGCCTTCACCGCGCCGACCAGGTACTCTTCGAAGGGCAGCTCGTTGACCACGATCAGCCCCTCGGGCGCGCCCACCACGTCGATGATCCCGGGGTACGGCCGCTGCTGGAAGCGCAGCGGGGCGGCTCCTGCCGGGACGACGCGTATCCCCGACACGCGCCGGCCGCGCCATTCGACGGCGCCGTCCTTGCGCAGGACGCGGAGCGAGGTGACCGGGTCTTCGGCGATGGCGCGCCCGCTGAGATCCTGGACGAGCATCGGTACGCCGCTCAGCTCGACGGCCGCCAGCCCCTCGCCGAGCCCCACGCGAATCTCGCCGGCGGCGTGAGCCGGAGCGGGAAGGGCGAAGACGGCCGCGAAGGCTAGCGCCGGGAGAAGAGCCAGAGGAGCAGCGACAGCACGACGGAGAGAAGGATGGAGGTGCCGAGCGGGAAGTAGAACCGCCAGTTCTCTCGCTCGATGGAGATGTCGCCCGGCAGCCGTCCGAGCCATGGCACCTTTCCGGCGGAGTTGCCCGCCAATAGGAGGATTCCACCCAGAACTACCATCACGAGCCCTAAACCCAGAAGGATTTTCCCCAGGTCGGCCACGGCGGCACGCACTAGAGCGGCAGCTGCCCCTGGCCGCCCGGCGCGGCGGGGGCGCTGATCCCGAGATGGACATAGGCCGGGGGCGTCGCCTTGCGGCCGGTGGGCGTACGGATGAGGAAGCCGATCTTGAGCAGGAAGGGCTCAACCACCTCGGCCAAGGTCTCTGCCTCGTCATTGATGGTCGCCGCGATGGCCTCGAGCCCAACGGGGCCGCCGCCGTACTGCTCGATGATGGCGACGAGGAAGCGGCGGTCGAGCTTGTCGAGGCCGGCCGAGTCTACGCCCTCGCGGTCGAGCGCGTCGACGGCCCCCGCGGCCGTTACCACCCCGCTGCCCTTGACCTGGATGTAGTCTCGCACCCGCCGCAGGAGCCGGTTGGCGATCCGCGGCGTCCCGCGCGAGCGCTTCGCGATGGCGGCGGCGCCATCGGGCTCGACGTTGGCGCCCAGGATGGAGGCCGAGCGTGCGACGATGGCCTGCAGCTCTTCCAGCGAGTAGAAGTCGAGGTGGTGGAAGATCCCGAAGCGCTCGCGGAGCGGCGAGGACAGCATCCCCGGCCGCGTGGTCGCGCCCACCATGGTGAAGGGGCGGAGCGGGATGCGCATGGTCCGGGCGTTGAGACCCTTGTCCATGATGAAGTTGACCGTGAAGTCCTCCATCGCCGGGTAGAGCAGCTCCTCGATCACCCGCGGCAGCCGGTGGATCTCGTCCACGAAGAGGACGTCGCGCTCGTTGATATTGGTCAGGATGCCCATGAGGTCGCCGCCGCGCTCGAGCGACGGCCCCGCCGTGGTGACCATGGCGGCGCCCATCTCGTTGGCGAGAATGGTCGCGAGCGTGGTCTTGCCGAGACCCGGCGGTCCCGAGAGCAGCACGTGATCGAGCGGCTCGCCGCGCTGGCGCGCCGCCTCGACCGACACGCGCAGGCTCTCGACGGTCGCGCGCTGGCCCACGTACTCGTCGAGCCGCTGGGGGCGCAGCTGGCGCTCGATCTGCGTCTCCTCCGGCAGAGCAATGCGGCTCATCACCCGCGCCTCGTCGGTCACGGCTTGGCTCCGCGGTAGATTTCGTCGAAGAGCTCTTCGGGTGTCGTGATGCGCGGGTTGCGGCCGAGGGCTGTCGAGATCAGCTGGGCAGCCTCGCTGGGCCGGTGCCCGAGCTGCTTGGTCAGGATCTCGAAGACGGCGCCGCGCAGCCCGTCCTCGTCCATGCCGGTCGGCACAGGCCCGGCGGCCCCGCCGTCTACGGGTGCTCCCGGCTGGGAGAGGGCGAACTTCGCGACCTTCGAGGACAGCTGCGCCACGATGTTCTTGGCCTTCTGGGGTCCGATGCCCGGCAGCCGCCTCAGGTACGCCTCGTCCTGGCGCGCGATGGCGGCGGCGATCTCGGCGACGGGAGCGGCCAGCGACCGGGCGGCCACGAGGGGCCCCACGTCCTTGACCGTGATGAGCTTCTCGAAGAACTCCTTGTCGAGCCCCGAAAGGAAGCCGATCAGCACCGGCGAAGGCTGGTTCTGCGTCGCGTGGTAGTGGATCTCGAGCGTGACCTCCGCGGCTCCATCGCCGTCGCTCGCCATCGCGCCAACGAGCGCGCGCTGAACCACCGGCGGCAGCACCACCTCGTAGCCCACCCCGGCGGCCTCGATCACGACGCGATCCTCGTGCTTGCGCCTGAGCCTTCCCCTGATGAGCGCAATCATTTGGGAACGGGGGCCTCGAAATGGCCCCCGTACTCCCCCCGTCGGCAGTCCTCCCGTGCGGGTCTCATCGGATGGCCCCCGTACTCCCCCCGTCGGCAGCCCTCCCGTGCGGGTCTCATCGGATGGCCCCCGTACTCCCCCCGTCGGCAGTCCTCCCGTGCGGGTCTCATCGGATGGCCCCCGTACTCCCCCCGTCGGCAGTCCTCCCGTGCGGGTCTCATCGGATGGCTCGCGGCCTCGGGGTGATGCCGGTCACTCGGGCGAGGCCCGTGACGGCGAGACCGAGGGCGTCGGCGACGTGCGAGGGCCGCGGCAGGTCCTTGAGGCCCAGCAGCGTCTGGACGCCGCGCTGGACCTGCGCCTTGCCGGCCGAGCCGCTGCCCGTCACCGCTCGCTTGACCTCCGACGGCGCCAGCGCCGTGACGCCGACGCCCAGCTGGCGGGCCGCGAGATAGATGACGCCGCGGGCGTGGCCCATGAGGATGGCGGTGCGCGGGAACTTGTACTCCGTGTAGAGGTCCTCGACCACAAGGAAGGTCGGCGTGCGCGCCTCGATGATCTGGAGCACGGCGCGGTAGATGGCGTTGAGCCGGGCCTCGAGGGGCTGGGTGCTGACGGTCGTGATCACGCCGGCATCAAGGACGGTAACGGCGCCCGGCGCGGCCTCGAGGACCCCGAAGCCGGTGGCGACGAGCCCCGGGTCCACACCCATCACGCGCAAGCCGCTAGGCCGCGGAGATGGCGTCGAAGACCTCGTCGGGAATGTCGTAGTTGGAATAGACGGACTGGACGTCTTCCTGCTCCTCCAGCGCCTCGATGAGCCGCAGCACGGCGACGGCGTCCTTGCCCTCCACCCGCACGGTGGACTGGGGGACCATGGCGGCTTCCGCCTCGAGCACCGGCATCCCCTTCGCTTCGAGCGCGTGACGCACCGTCTCCATTTCATCAGGCGTGGTGGTGATCTCGAAAACTTTTTCCACGGTCCGCATGTCCGTGGCGCCGGCCTCGAGCGCCTGCTCCAGCACCTCGTCCTCCTTGGACTTCTCGGCGTCCACCTGGATCACGCCGCGGCGGTCGAACATCCACGCGACGGAGCCCACCACGCCCATGCGGCCGCTCTGCCTCTCGAAGATGTGCCTGATCTCGGGCCCCGTCCGGTTCTTGTTGTCCGTCAGGACCCGCACCAGCACCGCCACGCCGCCCGGGCCATAGCCCTCGTACGTGATCTCCTCGTACTGCTCCCCCGGCAGCTCGCCCGTGCCCTTCTGGACGGCACGCTTGATGTTGTCGGCGGGCATGTTCGCCGCCTTGGCCGACTCGATCGCCGCCTTGAGCCGCACGTTGCCCTTGGGGTCACCGCCGCCGTGCTTGGCCGCCACCGTGATCTCTCGGAGGATCTTGGAGAAGAGCTTTCCCCGCTGGACGTCGGCCTTGCCCTTCTTGCGCTTGATCTGAGACCACCGGGAGTGACCGGACATGTCCTCACCTTCCCTCCTGGATGGATGCCTTGAGCCGCTTGACGCGCTCGATCCTGTGCGCCCGGCGCTCCTCGGCCTCGGCCCAGCGCCGCCTCTCGCCCGGGGTCTCGGGCACGAAGCGCGGGCACGGCCGGGGCCGGAGGTCCGGGCCGAGGTGGACGAAGGTCAGGTACGCCGTGCAGGCGTGGCGGATCTCCCCTGACCAGGGCACCTCGGTCAGAACCTTGACGCCGATCTCGAGCGACGAGCTGCCGACGTGGTTCAGCGCCGCCTTGAACGTGACGACCTCGTGGGTGGAGATGGGCGCGTAGAAATCGAGCGCGTCGAGGCACGCCGTCATCACGAAGCCCCGGTTGTAGCGCATGGACAGGATGCCGCCCGCCTCGTCGATGCCCATGAGGAGCTTGCCCGGGAACATGGTGTTCCCGAAGATCGTGTCCTCGGGCAGCACCGACCGGCAGGACTCGAACGCCCACCTGAGCTCCTCGCCGCTTTCGTCGCGTACCTGCGCGGCGGCCGACGCCCGGCGGCCGAGGCGCACGAGCCGCTGGCGCCGGCGCTCCTGCGCGGCGGCAACGAGCGCTTCCTCGACGGCCCCCTTGGGCGCGATGGCCGTGGGCACGGGCGTGGGCTTGAGGTGCTCGTCCACCTTCACGAAGACGAGGTGCGAGTTGAGAGTCATGGCCCGGGCCCCGGAGGCCAGGTTTTCGGCAAAGACCTGGACCCCCACCTCGATCGAGCAGCGCCCGATCGCCTCGACCTGAGCCCGCAGGACCGCGATCTCCCCCACCTTGACCGAGTGGAGGAAGTCGATGTCGTCCATGGCGCCGAGCAGGCACTGGCCGCGGGCCACGCGCGCTGCGGCCATGTTCCCCACGGTGGCTATCCACTGCATCATGCGTCCGCCGTGGATTTGCCCCGGCGCTCCCGCGTGCTCGGGGAACACCCACTGGACCATCTCGGTGACGGTGTCGTTGATCGATAGCATGGGTCAGCGCCGGGACAGGCGTAAGTCCTTCATTTATCTACCATGCGGCCCGCGCCAAGTCCAGCCGCGCGGCTGCCGCGTTACGGCGTGCGGGGCGCGGGCGGTTGAGCCTGAGGCGGGACCTCGACCCAGGCGCGGTCGAGACGGTGATTGCCGCTCGGGTGCAGCCGGAAGTTGCGCACCTCGGGCCGCGCCACGGCCCAGTGCAGGCGCACGTAGAGGGGTATCCACGGGATCTCCTCGGCGAGGAAGGCCTGGGCCCGAGCGTAGAGGCGCTGGCGCTCCGGCCTGAAAGAGATCTGGCTCGCGCGGATCAGGAGATCGTCGAGCCGCGGGTTCCGGTAGAAGGAGAAGTTGGTCGCGGTGGGCCCGCGGACCGCGCCCTCGCTGGTGGACAGCGGGTACAGGAGCAGGTGCGGGTCGCCCGCCTCCACCCTCGCCTCGGCCAGCGCCAGGTCGTGGGCGCCGCTCTGCATCGCCACGAGCGCCGCGTCCGTCGCCTCGGCCCGCACGCTCACCGCGATGGAAGCGGCGCCGAGCGCCTCCCGGATCGTCTCGGCCGCCCGCGCGATCTCGGGCCCCGCGCCCGCGTCGGCGACCAGGGAAGCCGTGAAGCCCTGGCCGACGCCAGCCTCCCCCAGCAGGCGCCGGGCCGCCGCGGCGGCGCCCAGGGCAAACGGCGGGGTCTCGGTCCACGCCCACACGCCGCGCGGCAGGAAGAGACCGAGGGCGACGGCCAGCGGCTCGAGCGACGTGGTGATCGCCGCGGGTGAGAGCGCGGCGGCGATGGCCTGGCGGACCTTCTTCCGCTTGAAGGGCTCCTTTTCGGTCTGCACGGCCAGGTAGCCGATCCGCCAGCCCGGCACCGACAGCGCCCCCTGCATCCGTGAGGGCGCTCCCGCCGGGACCAGGAGATCGAGGCCGCGCGAGTCGAGATCGGCCTCGGCCTTGGCGGGGTCGCCGGCGTCGAGCAGCACGACCCGCGCCGAACGCGGCGGAGCGGCCCAGTACGAGGGATTGGCGTCGAGCGTGATGCGGCCGGGGCTGACCTCGCTGACTGAATAGGGCCCCGTCCCGATCCAGCGCATGGCGCCCGTGCCCGAGTGCGCGACGGAGAAGACGGGGTGCGCGAGCACGGTGAGGAGCGGCGCGTACGGCAGGGCGAGGTTGATCTGCACCGTTCGCTGGTCCGGCGTGAGGATCTCCCTCACTACGCCGGGCGAACCCCGCAGGAGCCGGGAGGGCGCCGGGTTCGGCGAGGGCGCCATTGGGTGGCCGGGCACGATGATGCGGTCGAGGCTCTCCGCCACGTGGCGCGCCGCGAGCGGGGTGCCGTCGTGGAAGCGGACACCGTCGCGGATGCGGAAGGTCCACTGGAGCCCGTCGCGGGAGACCGTCCACGAGGTCGCCAACCCGGGCTCCACGTCGCTCGAGCCCTCGCGATACCGGACAAGGGTGTCGAATACCTGGCGCGCGATCAGGGGCACGGGGCCATCGAGAGCCGTGGCCGGATCCAATGCGGCGGGAATGGACGGCAGGCCGACCCGGAGCGGGACACCTTGGGCTGCAGCAGGAGCGGGCGTCGCGACGGCGGCCAGCACCGCCAGGACCAGGCCGCCGACCCTGCAGGACATGGAGCCTTTATATCAAAGTGCGCAACTCGATGTGCCGTGGCGCGGCACACGCTGCTCATCGTTTCCGCACCGGCGCGGCCATCTGCGGCGGGCATGGGGCTGTTCTCATGGCTTTCCGGCTCCGGCCCTTCCGTGGCACCAAACGTGCTTTGTTCTCTGGCAGGAACAAAGGGGCCCTTCGAGCCATCGCGGAACCGGCGTCGATGGCCGCAGGTTGCACTTGATGAGAGCCATCGGAGAAGCCGAAGGGGCGAAATGGAAAAAGTCGAATGAATTCAATAGCTCTGAACCGTCATTCGTGGCCAATTCCCTTGACTTGTTTCAAACCGGCCCCCTATACTGAGAAAACTTTCGGGACCACCGACTGAGAGCAGAGGCCGGCTCTCAGGAAGCGCCCACTGGACCACCAGAAAGGAACGGGCGAACATGAAGGAGTTCGAGAAAAAGACTCCGAGCCGGGAGCCGTCGTCCGAAGGGATGACGGGCCTGTCCAAGTTTCTGCCCATGTCCGATTCCAACTACCGCCGCCGGCTGACCGAGTACGAGGTCCAGGTCCAGGACCTCCAGGCCTACGTGCATTCGCTCGAAGCCGAGACCGGCCGCCTGCGCAAGAAGCTCGAGGACGCGCCGAAGGAGTTCATGGTCCTCGAGAACAAGCTGCGCGAGGCCAACCGCCAGCTCGTCCAGGCCTTCAACCAGAACGAGAAACTCGTCAGCGCGCTCTACGAGGCGCGGGAGCAGATCACCTCGCTGAAGGAGGAGGTCGACAAACTCTGCGCGCCGCCGTCGACGTACGGCGTCTACCTCTCGGTCAACGAGGACGGGACGGTCAACGTGCTGTCCCAGAGCCGCAAGGTCAAGGTCAACCTGCACCCGTCCATCAAGTCGGAGGGGCTCAAGCCCGGCCAGGAGCTGGTGCTGAACGAAGGGCTCAACGTCGTCGAGGCCGCGGGCTACGAGATCCAGGGCGACGTGGTCATCCTCAAGGAGCTGCTCGAGGAGGGCCGCGCGATCGTCACGCTCCGCGCCGACGAGGATAAGGTCGGCATCGTGGCCGACCCGCTCCGTTCGGTGAAGCTCAAGGTCGGCGACCACATCCTGATGGACGGCAAGAGCGGCTACCTGCTCGAGAAGCTGCCGAAGAGCGAGGTCGAGGACCTGGCGCTCGAGGAAGTGCCGGACATCAACTACGAGGACATCGGCGGCCTCACGACCCAGATCGAGGCCATCAAGGACGCGGTCGAGTTGCCGTACCTCTACGCCGACTACTACCGCGAGCACCAGCTGAGGCCGCCCAAGGGCGTGCTGCTCTACGGCCCTCCGGGCTGCGGCAAGACCATGATCGCCAAGGCGATCGCGAACAACCTCGCCCAGAGGATCTCCGAGAAGCGGGGCGAGAAGGTCAAAGGCTACTTCCTGAACATCAAGGGCCCGGAGCTGCTCAACAAGTACGTCGGCGAGACCGAGCGGAAGATCCGCGAGATCTTCGTCAAGGCCCGCGAGAAGGCGGCCGAGGACGTGCCGGTGATCGTCTTCTTCGACGAGATGGACGCGCTGTTCCGCACGCGCGGCTCGGGCATCTCGTCGGACGTGGAGACGACCATCGTGCCGCAGCTCCTGGCCGAGATCGACGGCGTCGAGCACCTGCGGAACGTCATCGTCGTCGGCGC
It encodes:
- a CDS encoding SpoIID/LytB domain-containing protein encodes the protein MGLGEGLAAVELSGVPMLVQDLSGRAIAEDPVTSLRVLRKDGAVEWRGRRVSGIRVVPAGAAPLRFQQRPYPGIIDVVGAPEGLIVVNELPFEEYLVGAVKAEAGDKMPIEMLKAQAIVARTYAAYHRRLNAAKPYHIAAGTANQQYAGRVNADSPAWTAVLDTEGQVLLWEGDLFPAFYHTDSGGHTEDPRVVFAAANMPALQPVRVEFPSHSPHHAWSLDVALGDLAAALRRGGVSVGSIMGLRVLERSVSLRVSRISVLGTRGSATLRGNEFRRLVGYDTLKSTLFAVSVDRSYARFAGRGYGHGVGLDQWSAKTMADQGYTARQIVQYYYPGATLSSLTGISSLK
- a CDS encoding DUF2905 domain-containing protein, whose product is MADLGKILLGLGLVMVVLGGILLLAGNSAGKVPWLGRLPGDISIERENWRFYFPLGTSILLSVVLSLLLWLFSRR
- the ruvB gene encoding Holliday junction branch migration DNA helicase RuvB encodes the protein MSRIALPEETQIERQLRPQRLDEYVGQRATVESLRVSVEAARQRGEPLDHVLLSGPPGLGKTTLATILANEMGAAMVTTAGPSLERGGDLMGILTNINERDVLFVDEIHRLPRVIEELLYPAMEDFTVNFIMDKGLNARTMRIPLRPFTMVGATTRPGMLSSPLRERFGIFHHLDFYSLEELQAIVARSASILGANVEPDGAAAIAKRSRGTPRIANRLLRRVRDYIQVKGSGVVTAAGAVDALDREGVDSAGLDKLDRRFLVAIIEQYGGGPVGLEAIAATINDEAETLAEVVEPFLLKIGFLIRTPTGRKATPPAYVHLGISAPAAPGGQGQLPL
- the ruvA gene encoding Holliday junction branch migration protein RuvA, translated to MIALIRGRLRRKHEDRVVIEAAGVGYEVVLPPVVQRALVGAMASDGDGAAEVTLEIHYHATQNQPSPVLIGFLSGLDKEFFEKLITVKDVGPLVAARSLAAPVAEIAAAIARQDEAYLRRLPGIGPQKAKNIVAQLSSKVAKFALSQPGAPVDGGAAGPVPTGMDEDGLRGAVFEILTKQLGHRPSEAAQLISTALGRNPRITTPEELFDEIYRGAKP
- a CDS encoding crossover junction endodeoxyribonuclease RuvC, yielding MGVDPGLVATGFGVLEAAPGAVTVLDAGVITTVSTQPLEARLNAIYRAVLQIIEARTPTFLVVEDLYTEYKFPRTAILMGHARGVIYLAARQLGVGVTALAPSEVKRAVTGSGSAGKAQVQRGVQTLLGLKDLPRPSHVADALGLAVTGLARVTGITPRPRAIR
- a CDS encoding YebC/PmpR family DNA-binding transcriptional regulator, whose protein sequence is MSGHSRWSQIKRKKGKADVQRGKLFSKILREITVAAKHGGGDPKGNVRLKAAIESAKAANMPADNIKRAVQKGTGELPGEQYEEITYEGYGPGGVAVLVRVLTDNKNRTGPEIRHIFERQSGRMGVVGSVAWMFDRRGVIQVDAEKSKEDEVLEQALEAGATDMRTVEKVFEITTTPDEMETVRHALEAKGMPVLEAEAAMVPQSTVRVEGKDAVAVLRLIEALEEQEDVQSVYSNYDIPDEVFDAISAA
- a CDS encoding hotdog domain-containing protein, producing MLSINDTVTEMVQWVFPEHAGAPGQIHGGRMMQWIATVGNMAAARVARGQCLLGAMDDIDFLHSVKVGEIAVLRAQVEAIGRCSIEVGVQVFAENLASGARAMTLNSHLVFVKVDEHLKPTPVPTAIAPKGAVEEALVAAAQERRRQRLVRLGRRASAAAQVRDESGEELRWAFESCRSVLPEDTIFGNTMFPGKLLMGIDEAGGILSMRYNRGFVMTACLDALDFYAPISTHEVVTFKAALNHVGSSSLEIGVKVLTEVPWSGEIRHACTAYLTFVHLGPDLRPRPCPRFVPETPGERRRWAEAEERRAHRIERVKRLKASIQEGR
- a CDS encoding ABC transporter substrate-binding protein, giving the protein MSCRVGGLVLAVLAAVATPAPAAAQGVPLRVGLPSIPAALDPATALDGPVPLIARQVFDTLVRYREGSSDVEPGLATSWTVSRDGLQWTFRIRDGVRFHDGTPLAARHVAESLDRIIVPGHPMAPSPNPAPSRLLRGSPGVVREILTPDQRTVQINLALPYAPLLTVLAHPVFSVAHSGTGAMRWIGTGPYSVSEVSPGRITLDANPSYWAAPPRSARVVLLDAGDPAKAEADLDSRGLDLLVPAGAPSRMQGALSVPGWRIGYLAVQTEKEPFKRKKVRQAIAAALSPAAITTSLEPLAVALGLFLPRGVWAWTETPPFALGAAAAARRLLGEAGVGQGFTASLVADAGAGPEIARAAETIREALGAASIAVSVRAEATDAALVAMQSGAHDLALAEARVEAGDPHLLLYPLSTSEGAVRGPTATNFSFYRNPRLDDLLIRASQISFRPERQRLYARAQAFLAEEIPWIPLYVRLHWAVARPEVRNFRLHPSGNHRLDRAWVEVPPQAQPPAPRTP
- the arc gene encoding proteasome ATPase, encoding MSDSNYRRRLTEYEVQVQDLQAYVHSLEAETGRLRKKLEDAPKEFMVLENKLREANRQLVQAFNQNEKLVSALYEAREQITSLKEEVDKLCAPPSTYGVYLSVNEDGTVNVLSQSRKVKVNLHPSIKSEGLKPGQELVLNEGLNVVEAAGYEIQGDVVILKELLEEGRAIVTLRADEDKVGIVADPLRSVKLKVGDHILMDGKSGYLLEKLPKSEVEDLALEEVPDINYEDIGGLTTQIEAIKDAVELPYLYADYYREHQLRPPKGVLLYGPPGCGKTMIAKAIANNLAQRISEKRGEKVKGYFLNIKGPELLNKYVGETERKIREIFVKAREKAAEDVPVIVFFDEMDALFRTRGSGISSDVETTIVPQLLAEIDGVEHLRNVIVVGASNRQDLIDPAILRPGRLDVKVKIERPDRVAAVDIFNKYLTVGLPIHQSELSQHDGDVQPALDRMIAAAVEEMYSLDEENRFLEVTYANGDKEVLYFKDFSSGAMIESVVRRAKKLALKRYIQSSEKGINLDDLLNAVREEFKENEDLPNTTNPDDWAKIAGKKGERIVYVKPLMGEAKEKQRAVERVINTGQYL